Proteins found in one Campylobacter lari genomic segment:
- a CDS encoding molybdopterin synthase catalytic subunit codes for MFELYQGALEIPSIYARWYKYAKDKNCGALITFCGIVRAEDEIEALSFDIYEPLLKTWFEKWCQKLANENVSLMFAHSIGEVKVHESSYFAGVLSKQRKLGLKLINDFVEDFKASAPIWKYDIINGEKIYAKERSLKLQGAGILSAKD; via the coding sequence ATGTTTGAATTATACCAAGGAGCCTTAGAAATTCCTAGCATTTATGCTAGATGGTATAAATATGCTAAAGATAAAAACTGCGGAGCTTTGATCACATTTTGTGGTATAGTGAGGGCTGAAGATGAGATTGAGGCTTTGAGTTTTGATATATATGAACCTTTGTTAAAAACTTGGTTTGAAAAATGGTGTCAAAAACTTGCGAATGAAAATGTAAGTTTGATGTTTGCTCACTCTATTGGTGAGGTTAAGGTGCATGAGAGTTCTTATTTTGCTGGGGTTTTAAGCAAGCAAAGAAAATTAGGACTTAAGCTAATTAATGATTTTGTAGAAGATTTTAAAGCAAGTGCGCCTATATGGAAATATGATATCATTAATGGCGAAAAAATTTATGCCAAAGAACGCTCTTTGAAACTTCAAGGAGCAGGAATTTTAAGCGCTAAGGACTAA
- a CDS encoding molybdopterin synthase, small subunit, translating into MVKVEFLGPIDKESLELNISNLKELKAILGQDESLKEWLELCAVALNDEMVFDDETTLKDGDKICLLPPVCGG; encoded by the coding sequence ATGGTAAAAGTCGAATTTCTAGGGCCAATTGACAAAGAAAGCTTAGAACTAAACATAAGCAATCTTAAAGAATTAAAAGCAATTTTAGGGCAAGATGAAAGCTTAAAAGAATGGCTTGAGCTTTGTGCGGTTGCTTTAAATGATGAAATGGTTTTTGATGATGAAACCACCTTAAAAGATGGGGATAAAATCTGCCTACTTCCACCGGTTTGTGGAGGATGA
- a CDS encoding multicopper oxidase family protein has translation MDRRLFLKFNALGLASISSAYAMGDHSHHNMHSKHTQKEVKEIDTSFIKLENPNIKLLDEKNFPSGQTLTNLKLLKNTSTKKNFFRSSIEIKESQIEFVKGKKTKCFTYNGSIPGPKIEVYEGDTVEILVKNSLKEPTTIHWHGLDIPPEQDGNPHDPIMPGRERIYRFKLGENSAGTYWYHPHPHPHYTTAKQVYKGLAGVFVVKAKKDALSHLQEQDWVISDLRLDENAQIPDNNLFDWLNGREGNLVLINGQLKPKITLDKAQRIRIYNFCAARYLNLRIKGAKFILVGTDGGLIEKGVELDELFLSPASRVEVLIKANKGDFKLESIYYDRDKMLVKEEPYTLMLADLKVEKTIENIPEKLREFPPLKEATNFKEVIMSEDHMQMHGISKKSEEEIKKSLASMFLINGKTFDMNRTDLTSKLNEVEEWVVKNKSHMDHPFHIHGTQFELISSKFKGKITKAKFRALQDTINVRPGEELRLRMSQKFTGIRMFHCHILEHEDLGMMGILEIKE, from the coding sequence ATGGATAGAAGGTTATTTTTAAAATTTAATGCTTTAGGTTTAGCAAGTATTAGCAGTGCTTATGCAATGGGAGATCATTCTCATCACAATATGCACTCAAAACATACACAAAAAGAAGTAAAAGAAATCGATACTTCTTTTATCAAACTAGAAAATCCAAACATTAAACTACTCGATGAAAAAAACTTTCCTAGCGGACAAACATTAACAAATTTAAAACTTCTAAAAAACACAAGTACAAAGAAAAATTTCTTTAGATCAAGTATAGAAATCAAAGAAAGTCAAATAGAATTTGTTAAAGGTAAAAAAACAAAATGCTTTACTTACAATGGCTCTATACCTGGACCTAAAATAGAAGTTTATGAAGGTGATACAGTTGAAATTTTAGTAAAAAATAGTTTAAAAGAGCCAACTACAATCCACTGGCATGGACTTGACATACCACCTGAACAAGATGGCAACCCACACGATCCTATCATGCCTGGTAGAGAAAGAATTTATCGCTTTAAACTTGGAGAAAATTCAGCAGGAACTTACTGGTATCATCCACATCCACATCCACACTACACCACAGCAAAGCAAGTTTATAAAGGCTTAGCAGGGGTATTTGTAGTAAAAGCTAAAAAAGATGCGTTGTCGCATTTACAAGAGCAAGATTGGGTGATTAGTGATTTGCGTTTAGATGAAAATGCACAAATTCCTGATAATAATTTATTTGATTGGCTCAATGGCAGAGAAGGAAATTTAGTTCTTATCAATGGACAATTAAAGCCAAAAATAACACTTGACAAAGCTCAAAGAATTCGTATTTATAATTTTTGTGCGGCAAGATATTTAAATTTACGCATTAAAGGTGCTAAATTTATTTTAGTAGGAACTGATGGAGGGCTTATAGAAAAAGGTGTTGAATTAGATGAGTTATTTTTAAGTCCTGCTTCAAGAGTAGAAGTATTAATCAAAGCAAATAAAGGTGATTTTAAACTTGAGAGTATTTATTACGACCGCGATAAAATGCTTGTTAAAGAAGAACCTTACACTCTTATGTTAGCTGATCTTAAAGTAGAAAAAACTATAGAAAACATACCGGAGAAATTACGCGAATTTCCACCTTTAAAAGAAGCTACAAACTTTAAAGAAGTGATTATGAGTGAAGATCATATGCAAATGCATGGTATTAGTAAAAAAAGTGAAGAAGAAATCAAAAAAAGCCTTGCCTCTATGTTTTTAATCAATGGTAAAACATTTGATATGAATAGAACGGATTTAACCTCAAAATTAAATGAGGTAGAAGAATGGGTAGTAAAAAACAAATCGCACATGGATCATCCTTTCCATATACACGGAACACAATTTGAACTCATTTCTTCTAAATTTAAGGGTAAAATAACAAAAGCAAAATTCAGAGCATTGCAAGATACGATTAATGTAAGACCTGGGGAAGAATTAAGACTTAGAATGAGTCAGAAATTTACCGGTATTAGAATGTTTCACTGCCATATTTTAGAGCATGAAGATCTTGGAATGATGGGAATTTTAGAAATCAAAGAATAA
- the nspC gene encoding carboxynorspermidine decarboxylase yields the protein MLIKNHLDKDFQTPAYILEEDKLRKNCELLAKVSEQSGAKVLLALKGFAFSGAMDIVGEYLSGCTCSGLWEAKFAKEYMDKEIHTFSPAFKEDEIDEIIDLSHHIVFNSFNQFKKFKDKASKKSLGLRCNPELSVAPKELYNPCGRFSRLGIRAIDFENEDLSVLSGLHFHALCEESAHSLELVLNAFEAKFSKFIKSMKWVNFGGGHHITKEGYDTQKLIDLCKKFSDKYGVQVYLEPGEAVGWQCGTLVASVIDIVENEKKIAILDTSSEAHMPDTIIMPYTSEVLNARILSSRDGEKYSELKEDEFAYLLGGNTCLAGDIMGEYAFNQELKIGQKIVFLDQIHYSIVKNTTFNGVRLPNLMFLDKDENLSMVREFGYENYSKRN from the coding sequence ATGCTAATTAAAAATCATTTAGATAAAGACTTTCAAACCCCTGCTTATATTTTAGAAGAAGATAAACTTAGAAAAAATTGTGAGCTTTTGGCTAAAGTGAGCGAGCAAAGTGGAGCAAAAGTTTTGCTTGCGCTAAAGGGTTTTGCTTTTTCAGGTGCTATGGATATAGTTGGTGAGTATTTATCAGGCTGTACTTGTAGCGGGCTTTGGGAAGCTAAATTTGCAAAAGAATATATGGATAAAGAAATTCATACTTTTTCACCTGCTTTTAAAGAGGATGAAATAGATGAAATCATAGATCTTTCACATCATATAGTATTTAACTCTTTTAATCAGTTTAAAAAATTTAAAGATAAAGCAAGTAAAAAGTCTCTTGGTTTGCGTTGTAATCCAGAGCTTTCAGTAGCTCCAAAAGAACTTTATAATCCTTGTGGTAGATTTTCAAGACTAGGAATTCGTGCGATTGATTTTGAAAATGAAGATTTAAGTGTCTTAAGTGGGCTTCATTTTCATGCTTTATGTGAAGAAAGTGCGCATTCTTTAGAGCTTGTGTTAAATGCTTTTGAGGCTAAATTTTCAAAATTTATTAAAAGTATGAAATGGGTTAATTTTGGCGGGGGCCATCACATTACAAAAGAAGGTTATGACACGCAAAAACTAATTGATCTTTGTAAAAAATTTAGCGATAAATACGGCGTACAAGTGTATCTTGAGCCAGGTGAGGCTGTGGGTTGGCAGTGCGGGACTTTAGTTGCAAGTGTGATAGACATAGTAGAAAATGAGAAAAAAATAGCTATTTTAGATACTTCAAGTGAAGCTCATATGCCAGATACTATCATAATGCCTTACACAAGTGAGGTTTTAAATGCTAGAATTTTATCAAGTCGTGATGGGGAAAAATATAGCGAGTTAAAAGAAGATGAATTTGCTTATTTACTTGGTGGTAATACTTGCTTAGCAGGGGATATCATGGGTGAGTATGCTTTTAATCAAGAATTAAAAATAGGACAAAAAATAGTATTTTTAGATCAAATTCATTATTCTATAGTCAAAAATACTACTTTTAATGGAGTAAGACTTCCAAATTTAATGTTCTTGGATAAGGATGAAAATCTATCTATGGTTAGAGAATTTGGTTATGAAAATTATTCAAAAAGAAACTAA
- a CDS encoding formate dehydrogenase subunit gamma — translation MHRVILAFLACLNFLFAQENFEVKNTQIWDVQRVMNIESYQNFGALWTKLQGEYIASAVLIILIVVISAFALHYMVIGPKKFSHDGKKIYAFSVFERLFHFVAAISWIILVPTGLIMIFGSYFGGGFFVRMCKNLHGIATILFIISIIPMLLCWIKRMLPASYDLRWMMIVGGYLSKEKKPVPAGKFNFGQKSWYYIAVFGGFLMIITGAFMFFLDFNSTSLQSIFGISHIDILRASAIIHNILGILCAVFFAIHIYMAVFAIKGSIHSMISGYKEEEEVYILHSYWYKELSDKKQINPSFTYDSKTKF, via the coding sequence ATGCATAGAGTTATACTAGCTTTTTTAGCCTGTCTTAACTTTCTATTTGCTCAAGAAAATTTTGAAGTTAAAAATACTCAAATTTGGGATGTGCAAAGAGTGATGAATATAGAAAGTTATCAAAATTTTGGTGCTTTGTGGACTAAACTACAAGGTGAGTATATTGCAAGTGCTGTTTTGATTATACTTATAGTGGTTATTTCAGCTTTTGCTTTGCATTATATGGTTATAGGTCCAAAGAAATTTTCTCATGATGGTAAGAAAATTTATGCTTTTTCGGTATTTGAAAGATTGTTTCATTTTGTAGCGGCAATTTCTTGGATTATCCTTGTACCGACCGGACTTATTATGATTTTTGGATCATACTTTGGTGGTGGATTCTTTGTAAGAATGTGTAAAAACTTACATGGTATTGCTACTATTTTATTTATCATTTCTATTATTCCTATGCTTTTGTGTTGGATTAAAAGAATGCTTCCTGCAAGCTATGATTTAAGATGGATGATGATAGTAGGTGGATATTTAAGCAAAGAGAAAAAGCCTGTGCCTGCGGGTAAGTTTAACTTTGGTCAAAAATCTTGGTATTATATAGCTGTTTTTGGTGGATTTTTGATGATAATCACCGGAGCGTTTATGTTTTTCCTTGATTTTAATTCTACTTCTTTACAGTCTATTTTTGGAATTTCTCATATAGATATTTTAAGAGCTTCAGCTATCATCCATAATATTTTGGGTATTTTATGTGCAGTATTTTTTGCTATTCATATTTATATGGCTGTATTTGCTATTAAAGGAAGTATCCATTCTATGATTAGTGGTTATAAAGAAGAAGAGGAAGTTTATATTTTACATTCTTATTGGTATAAAGAATTAAGCGATAAAAAACAAATCAATCCATCATTTACTTATGATTCTAAAACAAAATTTTAA
- a CDS encoding TorD/DmsD family molecular chaperone: MIQDIDLSRKYFYEFFSKAFNFIDEKEFKIWHEQVLVLAQSPLDDSLKPDFEKLSACDFASFKEEQNAVFFDFSYVNVPISASFYDEGRDDGKMKLQACEIIRKTKFRKKEDCRQSEDEFGFLFAFMASIIEHDLKIAQQLFRFVINPVVDEFIEKLQIHKNSNFYIAIANIMKVFFANERAYLEVQAPIKKEGKSIADEALQRLPYEPRLPTKFSKTNIEELSKL, from the coding sequence ATGATACAAGATATTGATCTTTCGCGTAAATATTTTTATGAATTTTTTTCAAAAGCTTTTAATTTTATTGATGAAAAAGAGTTTAAAATTTGGCATGAACAAGTTTTAGTTTTAGCTCAAAGCCCTTTAGATGATAGCCTAAAACCTGATTTTGAAAAACTTAGTGCATGTGATTTTGCAAGTTTTAAAGAAGAGCAAAATGCTGTATTTTTTGATTTTTCTTATGTGAATGTACCTATTAGCGCTTCTTTTTATGATGAGGGTAGAGATGATGGTAAAATGAAACTTCAAGCTTGTGAAATCATTAGAAAAACCAAATTTAGAAAAAAAGAAGATTGTAGACAAAGCGAAGATGAATTTGGCTTTTTGTTTGCTTTTATGGCAAGTATTATTGAACATGATTTAAAAATCGCACAACAATTATTTCGTTTTGTGATAAACCCTGTAGTAGATGAGTTTATAGAAAAATTACAAATCCATAAAAACTCAAATTTTTACATTGCTATAGCTAATATTATGAAAGTATTTTTTGCAAATGAAAGGGCTTATTTAGAAGTACAAGCACCTATAAAAAAAGAAGGTAAAAGTATTGCAGATGAGGCTTTACAAAGACTTCCTTATGAACCAAGACTTCCTACCAAATTTAGTAAAACAAATATAGAAGAGCTTAGCAAATTATAA
- a CDS encoding twin-arginine translocation signal domain-containing protein produces MEANQRRDFLKKSLKIGALGVVAGASVNALAKDDYQEQNTVVLGKSTKKEVLYKKTMHWEKYYKIAY; encoded by the coding sequence ATGGAGGCCAATCAAAGAAGGGATTTTTTAAAAAAATCTTTGAAAATTGGTGCTTTAGGGGTGGTAGCTGGGGCAAGTGTTAATGCTTTAGCTAAAGATGATTACCAAGAGCAAAATACCGTAGTTTTGGGAAAAAGCACTAAAAAAGAAGTGCTTTATAAAAAAACTATGCATTGGGAAAAATACTACAAAATAGCTTACTAA
- a CDS encoding formate dehydrogenase subunit alpha gives MALARRNFLKLAGIAGLGSAAFGSENKAIRAASEQEVANPYPDSKIVRTICSICSAGCGIKAEVQDGVWVRQENAIEHPISQGSHCCKGIDQIDLTKSKQRIKYPMKKENGKWVRLTWEQAINEIGDKMLEIRKENGPDSVMFLGSAKFNNQQAYYFRKFAAFWGTNNIDHVARIUHSATVAGVANTWGYGAMTNHFGDVTKHSKMMIIFGANTAVANPIGFKHLLQAKDRNNAKLVVVDPVFTKTAVHADEYVRIRPGTDIALVYGMLHLIFKNGWEDKELIKTRTYGVEEIKAEAAKWTPEVVEDVTGVPATQLEKITRMLATIKPATLFWALGITQHSVGSSNTRILAILQLVLGNIGKPGAGTNIIRGHDNVQGATDMGCLADTLPAYYGLDDNAWNHFSNVWNVEREYLNSRFYSKEWMHEKGFSLAKWWQGVLHEEKTYSNSPIRVLWVQGTGITSMAHTVKIQEALKKLDMIVIAEPFVNEVAVLADRPDGIYIIPASTQFETEGYVTATNRAMQWRSQVVKPIYESKEDQEIMFAFAKKFGFYKEYTRGMKMELKDHKLVQTRDDNDDNFIWPDDATREMSNGLLSIGLRGISAERLRKHQQNWEHFDPDTQRGIGGEVKGEYYGLPWPCWDKQHPGTSIMWNTDIPYEEGGMGFRNRFGLEHNGHSQLADETFTPKGCKVKGGYPQITKENIEKVFNIKLSDKEKELMGASWSTDISGIILEKCREKSACCLGNARARMKVWEFADPIPLHREPIHSPRWDLVKKYPTWGDQEKNFRVESKFISEQQKTDWSKEFPTIISSMRLVNLSGAGMLERTSKYLAAITPEMFANVHPELALKYGINDGDMMWIHSPQGTKIKVKCVHNHSVTPDRICLPYNFAGIMQGVDLSYNYPEGTKPYTIGESSNTVTNYGFDINTQISEFNAGLCRLEKA, from the coding sequence ATGGCATTAGCAAGAAGAAATTTTCTTAAGCTTGCTGGTATTGCTGGTCTTGGAAGCGCGGCTTTTGGTAGTGAAAATAAAGCCATTAGAGCTGCAAGTGAACAAGAAGTAGCAAATCCTTATCCAGATTCTAAGATTGTTAGAACAATCTGTAGTATCTGTAGTGCAGGCTGTGGAATTAAAGCAGAAGTGCAAGATGGAGTTTGGGTGCGTCAAGAAAACGCTATAGAACATCCTATTTCTCAAGGATCACACTGCTGTAAAGGGATAGATCAAATCGATCTTACTAAATCAAAACAGCGTATTAAATATCCTATGAAAAAAGAAAATGGCAAATGGGTGCGTTTAACTTGGGAACAAGCTATTAACGAAATTGGCGATAAAATGCTTGAAATCCGTAAGGAAAATGGACCTGATAGCGTTATGTTTTTAGGTTCGGCTAAATTTAATAACCAACAAGCTTATTATTTTAGAAAATTTGCAGCATTTTGGGGTACTAATAATATAGACCACGTTGCTAGAATTTGACACAGCGCAACAGTCGCCGGTGTGGCGAATACATGGGGTTATGGCGCTATGACAAATCATTTTGGTGATGTGACTAAACACTCAAAAATGATGATTATTTTTGGTGCAAATACTGCTGTGGCAAATCCTATTGGATTTAAACACTTATTGCAAGCAAAAGATCGTAATAATGCTAAATTAGTAGTTGTAGATCCTGTATTTACAAAAACTGCAGTGCATGCTGATGAATATGTGAGAATTCGTCCAGGTACAGATATAGCTTTAGTTTATGGTATGCTTCATTTAATCTTCAAAAACGGTTGGGAAGATAAAGAATTAATCAAAACTAGAACCTATGGAGTTGAAGAAATAAAAGCAGAGGCTGCTAAATGGACTCCTGAAGTTGTAGAAGATGTAACAGGTGTTCCGGCTACTCAACTTGAAAAAATTACAAGAATGCTAGCTACAATTAAACCTGCTACGCTATTTTGGGCTTTAGGTATTACTCAGCACTCAGTAGGTAGTTCTAATACAAGAATTCTAGCTATCTTACAACTCGTTCTTGGTAATATAGGCAAACCAGGCGCAGGAACAAACATCATCAGAGGTCATGATAATGTTCAAGGTGCTACTGATATGGGTTGTTTGGCTGATACTTTACCAGCTTATTATGGACTTGATGATAATGCTTGGAATCATTTTTCTAATGTATGGAATGTTGAAAGAGAGTATTTAAATTCAAGATTTTATTCTAAAGAATGGATGCATGAAAAAGGCTTTTCACTAGCAAAATGGTGGCAAGGTGTTTTACATGAAGAAAAAACTTATTCAAACTCACCTATCCGTGTACTTTGGGTGCAAGGAACGGGTATTACTTCTATGGCACATACGGTAAAAATTCAAGAAGCACTTAAAAAACTTGATATGATCGTAATTGCTGAGCCTTTTGTAAATGAAGTAGCAGTTTTAGCAGATCGTCCAGATGGTATTTATATTATTCCTGCTTCAACCCAATTTGAAACAGAAGGTTATGTAACAGCGACTAATCGTGCTATGCAATGGCGTTCTCAAGTAGTAAAACCAATTTATGAAAGTAAAGAAGACCAAGAGATTATGTTTGCTTTTGCTAAAAAATTTGGTTTTTATAAAGAATACACTCGTGGTATGAAAATGGAATTAAAAGATCATAAACTTGTACAAACAAGAGATGATAATGATGATAATTTCATATGGCCTGATGATGCCACAAGAGAAATGAGTAATGGTCTTTTAAGTATAGGCTTAAGAGGTATTTCAGCTGAGCGTCTAAGAAAACACCAGCAAAATTGGGAACATTTTGATCCTGATACTCAAAGAGGTATTGGTGGTGAAGTTAAAGGCGAATATTATGGCTTACCTTGGCCTTGTTGGGATAAACAACACCCAGGCACTTCTATCATGTGGAACACAGATATTCCTTATGAAGAAGGTGGTATGGGCTTTAGAAATCGCTTTGGTTTAGAACATAATGGACATTCTCAATTAGCAGATGAAACTTTTACTCCAAAAGGATGTAAAGTTAAAGGTGGCTACCCACAAATTACTAAAGAAAATATCGAAAAAGTGTTTAATATCAAACTAAGCGATAAAGAAAAAGAATTAATGGGCGCTAGCTGGAGCACAGATATTTCAGGTATTATCTTAGAAAAATGTAGAGAAAAAAGTGCTTGTTGTTTAGGTAATGCAAGAGCTAGAATGAAAGTTTGGGAATTTGCTGATCCTATTCCACTACATAGAGAGCCTATTCACTCGCCTCGTTGGGATTTGGTTAAAAAATATCCTACTTGGGGCGATCAAGAGAAAAACTTTAGGGTTGAGAGTAAATTTATTAGCGAGCAACAAAAAACAGATTGGAGTAAAGAGTTTCCAACTATTATTTCAAGTATGCGTTTAGTAAATTTAAGCGGTGCGGGTATGCTTGAGAGAACTAGTAAATATCTTGCAGCTATTACACCTGAGATGTTTGCTAATGTGCACCCTGAACTTGCTTTAAAATATGGTATAAATGATGGCGATATGATGTGGATTCATTCACCACAAGGCACCA